The following are from one region of the Deltaproteobacteria bacterium genome:
- a CDS encoding helix-turn-helix transcriptional regulator: MKGTYVRGRTLEEHIKEQMKAPAFKKAWHDLDPEFELLESMLKIRGKAGISQTELAKRMGVKQPALSRLERGGIGKASVETLKKIADALNARLIVKLEPKPVPEGSNRGKAKAG, encoded by the coding sequence ATGAAAGGCACTTATGTAAGAGGTAGAACATTAGAGGAACATATAAAGGAGCAGATGAAAGCCCCTGCATTTAAAAAGGCATGGCATGACCTTGACCCTGAATTTGAACTCTTGGAGAGCATGTTAAAGATAAGAGGAAAAGCAGGCATTTCACAAACAGAGCTTGCCAAAAGGATGGGGGTTAAACAGCCTGCATTATCAAGGCTTGAAAGAGGCGGAATTGGCAAGGCAAGCGTAGAGACCCTAAAGAAGATTGCAGATGCGCTTAATGCAAGGCTTATTGTAAAACTTGAGCCTAAACCTGTCCCCGAAGGTAGTAATCGGGGGAAGGCCAAAGCAGGGTAA